A section of the Etheostoma cragini isolate CJK2018 chromosome 12, CSU_Ecrag_1.0, whole genome shotgun sequence genome encodes:
- the thpo gene encoding thrombopoietin isoform X2: MALSRLLLLCMLASEVWDAETKPIEFVCNKGARRAMNIVAEMERALSNCNGSTTLSTPVQLPCIELHVASWENKSHQEQRGDIVASLSLLIEGVKVVKSPSQPECAASLLQRLENNINNYLLILTHLQLSGPVGSPALPCVPRSTQSLSTILVNYNHLILGKLERLMINLEDRCISQ, encoded by the exons ATGGCTTTAAGCA GACTCCTGCTGCTCTGTATGCTAGCCTCTGAGGTGTGGGATGCTGAGACCAAACCCATAGAATTTGTGTGTAATAAAGGCGCCAGGAGGGCTATGAATATTGtggcagagatggagagggcaCTG AGTAACTGTAATGGCTCAACAACCCTATCCACACCGGTTCAGCTACCCTGTATCGAGCTTCATGTAGCATCATGGGAAAACAAATCA CAccaggagcagagaggagacaTAGTTGCATCCTTGAGTCTTCTTATCGAAGGTGTGAAGGTTGTAAAATCCCCAAGCCAGCCAGAATGTGCTGCTTCGCTACTGCAGAGATTGGAGAACAACATCAACAACTACCTGCTCATTCTCACACACCTTCAGCTGAGT GGGCCAGTGGGGAGTCCAGCACTGCCTTGTGTTCCACGGAGCACCCAGAGTCTGAGCACAATCCTCGTTAACTACAACCATCTGATCTTAGGCAAACTGGAGCGGCTCATGATAAACCTGGAAGACCGCTGCATTTCCCAGTAA
- the thpo gene encoding thrombopoietin isoform X1, with amino-acid sequence MALSRLLLLCMLASEVWDAETKPIEFVCNKGARRAMNIVAEMERALSNCNGSTTLSTPVQLPCIELHVASWENKSHQEQRGDIVASLSLLIEGVKVVKSPSQPECAASLLQRLENNINNYLLILTHLQLSQGPVGSPALPCVPRSTQSLSTILVNYNHLILGKLERLMINLEDRCISQ; translated from the exons ATGGCTTTAAGCA GACTCCTGCTGCTCTGTATGCTAGCCTCTGAGGTGTGGGATGCTGAGACCAAACCCATAGAATTTGTGTGTAATAAAGGCGCCAGGAGGGCTATGAATATTGtggcagagatggagagggcaCTG AGTAACTGTAATGGCTCAACAACCCTATCCACACCGGTTCAGCTACCCTGTATCGAGCTTCATGTAGCATCATGGGAAAACAAATCA CAccaggagcagagaggagacaTAGTTGCATCCTTGAGTCTTCTTATCGAAGGTGTGAAGGTTGTAAAATCCCCAAGCCAGCCAGAATGTGCTGCTTCGCTACTGCAGAGATTGGAGAACAACATCAACAACTACCTGCTCATTCTCACACACCTTCAGCTGAGT CAGGGGCCAGTGGGGAGTCCAGCACTGCCTTGTGTTCCACGGAGCACCCAGAGTCTGAGCACAATCCTCGTTAACTACAACCATCTGATCTTAGGCAAACTGGAGCGGCTCATGATAAACCTGGAAGACCGCTGCATTTCCCAGTAA